From the Oncorhynchus keta strain PuntledgeMale-10-30-2019 chromosome 13, Oket_V2, whole genome shotgun sequence genome, the window ATGTAGGTGTTTTTCAGTCGCTATAAACCATCCTATCAAAATTCCCCAAATTTGTGGTGTAAAATCATTCCCATTTCAATCTTAAATTTCACAGGTAGCCTATTTTCTGTGGTTGTCAAGCATGAGTGGTTTTCCAGCTCCTCCCACCAAGAGAAACACTATCACAATTCGACACAGTCATTCGTCACCACAGAAATGCCTTTGTTCTGTGAGAGTTCTGCCGCAGAAAGTCACATTGGTGGTGGATGGGATAGGTGAGCCCCATGTCAAGTCTTTTGACACCTACTGAAAAgcactatatatacacacgttATATGTCTGCAACGCATAATCCATTTTTTTTTTGCTCTCCATTTTTGTACCAGCAACACATGAACACGAGCGGCGAGCAACTATGCTAAGCGACGTCTGCACTGCGATAAACAACGTTATGATCAGCTCCACGGCAAAAGTGAGCGCCAACACAGGGAGAAAACAGCCATAGAACATCCAAACAGTATTGGTCTTTGGTCAAAATAAAGGATTTAAAAGTATACTTTCAGAGcactaaaaaataaatacaatttcaaTACTCCATTGGTCACTCTTATTAATTCATATTGTGCTCACTTGGGATTTTTACATCTCTTCACATATAATATTTTAATTTTCATATACTTTTTTCATCTATATATTCAAATCCCCCATGCGCAAAGTACACTATACTCCAAGTCTTCAACTCTCTCTACAGTGCAAGACCTCACCAATATGGCTGATGAATGGAGAAGACCTCACCAACATGGCTGATGAATGTATGTTGAAGGCAATGCGTGGTTAACTTAATGACAGGAGACATTACGCTGAGGTTTAGCACCACATACAGGAGGTCAGGAAGGGCAGAGACGGCCCCTCTCAAGGAAGCACTTCTATGGAACTCTGAAGAAAACAAACTCGATCCTCCCGTCCAGTGGAAACACTGTGCTGTAGAATGAGGAACCTTTACAGAGAGAAGAACCCTTTAAAGAACAGTGATGTTATTGTTGTAAGGAAATCGTATCTGTTACAGACTGGCTGAGTCTTGTTCAGACCAGCGTATGAATAGCAGTGTAAATCTCTTTAGACCAGTTTAGGGCAAGTGGTTCTGACTGTTTCAAACTAGTTTGGGGTAGTGGTTCCGATCGGTCCATACTTGTTTAGGTAGTAGTTCAAACTGGTTCAGACCAGTTATGGGGTAGGGGCTCACACTGGTCTAGGAGTAGGTGCTGGCCACCGCAACCTGTTTCTGGGCGAGTCGTCGTAGCTCCTCCCTGATGGCCTTGATGAGGGAGGCGGAGCTTTGGGCTGAGGGGGAGGACTCGTCTAGGGGGAACTCTGGAGTGGGAGGGGCCAGGAGCATCGGGGGGACAGAATGGTCTCCCAGAGAGGAGCTGGGCATCTGAAACACAGCGGGGGAGGAGAACTCAGGGAACGACagcacctagagagagagagagagagagagagagagagagagatagatagagacagggtAAGAGCTCGAGAGATAGGATGAGAGAGAAGGCAAGAGTCAGAGATCAAATTACTCCTCTGTAAACTAGATTACTCCTCTAGAAAACAAATGTTTCTCTCAATCTCTGACATGTGGAACGCCCAAACAGTCTCACATGCTGACCAGACAGCACACGTGCGTGCGTCTGCGTGCGACCATCgtgcgcatgttgattttgtccacccacaccagacgcgatcaggacacacaggttgaaatatcaaaacgaatTCTGAActaactatattaatttggggacagatcgaaaagcattaaacatttatggcaatttagctagctagcttgctgttggtagctaatttgtcctgggatataaacattgggttgttattttacctgaaatgcacaaggtccccTACTCCAACAATTAATTTACAGATAAAAGGGGAAACCGAGTTCGTTTccagtaatctctcctccttcaggcttcttcttctttggactttatatggcggttggcaaccaactttaaggtgcattaccactacCAACTGGCCTGGAGTGTAGACCttagttcatctttcaatcataCATGGGtgtatgctcctaaaaaccaatgaggagatgggagaggcgggaatTGCAGTGTGTtaagcgtcacaaatagaactaaGTTCTATTTTAGCTTCTGGCTACGCTGACACTGGTTGACGCACGccagcagtgtgggtgcaatgattgaataacatgaaTGTGTACGTTTAATTTGCGAcgcgagcagtgtggtcagcatgtcaTGCTGTCCCTGTCGGTCATCATGTGGTCTGACTCACACTCTCTCTGCTGGCTCCAGGTCTGGAGAGGTCCTGGTCTAAAGGCTGCTGGTTCCAGCTGGAGCCTGTTGGCCCAGAGACACTGCGGCCCACCCCAGGGTACGCACTGATCCGGCTCGACAACCCCACCTGAGTCAGGTGATGCAGCTGAGCACCTgagaacacaaacaacacaccatGTGTAAGTAATCATTAGATACACACAGTATACACTTACCATACACACATCAATCCCAattaacacacacgcacatatggCACCTTTACCTGTGCTCCCCCCAACAGGCCGAGgtctggaggaggagggaggctctTCATACTGCCCCCTGTTGGCATAGACAGACTCTTGCAGCTGCTCCTCTGCAGTAACATAGGCCCCCGAACCCATGCCctgcctgaaacacacacatacaccagacCTTGGAAATGCTGACATTCACTGAATGTACTTCAGCTTGGTTAGTATAGTAACGTCTGTCTCACCTCTGCAACAGGCCTTGTACTGACGAGGGAGACATCCCCAACTCTGCATACCTCTAgacaggaagaggggagagaacatagagagagagaaggtgagataTCGAGAGGAGAAACATGTGGATGCAAAATAGTaataaggggagagagggaaggtgagagGTTGAGAGACAGTATGATTCATATTTCATAGAAGAGACCCTGGGAgtacacgcaaacacacacacccacactcttACCGCAGAGAAGGGGCTGTGTGTGGGGGCTGCGGGGTAAGAGCCCCACTGGCGTGATGGGCGTGTctgtggggagggagaggggctcgGCAGGGCGGGGCTGACCTGCGTGACCCCGACACTGACGCTGCCCTGGGAGGAGGGTGACACCAGGGCGAAGGCATCGTCCAATAGGGAGTGCATCTGTTGCCGCGCCTCCTCGATGGATGGCTGGGGGGGCACGTAGGGCGGCGGGGGAGGGGCGTGGTCAAACACCTCATCATTAGGGGAGGGGCTGCCGTGGTCTGGAGGTAGATCCGGGTCcgactggaggagagagaagaggaggaataaGTGTGAGTGAgcgtgtatatggtgtgtgtgttgcctaCATGGTGAGGCACACATACTATgcgcacctacacacacacaaacacacacactattcacACCAGCACAAACACACAGTATGCGCATAGTATGTGTGTCTCACCGTGTAGGCCACATTGTTGAGTCCAGGGTATTTCCTGTAGGTGGCGCTGTGGTCTGTGAGCAGGCGGTCTCTGTccgtcagtctgtctgtgtctggcaGACTGCCGTTCCCCTGCTGCCTCCGCCGGCCCCGAGGAGAGCGCCTCCCCCTGGCAGGACAGGGAAACACAATGGCAAAGATTAGTCTCATTCATAGTCTCACACACTCATATAATTCAGTCACAGAATTCAGCCTGAGTATGTATTGACCATCACCTCTTCCTGGATTCCCCTGGGGTGGGGGGCGAGGGAGGGTCGGTGTGCAGGATGCTGTCCATGTGGTCATGGGCTGAGCTGTAGAGGCGCTGGGGACACCCTCCCTGCCCCGCCTCCTCCTGCGCCTGCCCGAAGGCATCCAGGATGTCATCCATAGAGGGGAACTCACACTGGCCCCGCCTCTTAGCCCGCTGACGCAGCTTGTTCCTGTGGTGCTCGATCTCTGACTTATGTCTCAGAGCCacctagatacacacacacacaccaagcttTTAAGGAGTTTTAagctgtgtgtgagtgtttgtctgTGCGTATTCGCCTGTGTGagcaagatgtgtgtgtgtgtgtgtattctcacCTCTGCGCTGACCCTCTCTGTGAGGGTGGGACTGTGTGAGCATTGTGGTGGGCTGGGCCGGGGCTGCATGGCAATCAACTGGACCTTGTTGGCCTGGCGACCCCTGCCGTCAGAAGAGCCTCGGGACAGACGGTCCACGTGGTcgaagatggaggaagaggagagcagCTCATCTGGACCACTGCCTGTGGGAgggactggggagagggagagggagaggggagagtggagagagggagaaagagatagtaAGGTAAactgtagtaatactgtagcAGTAAATTGGGTTATTTCTGGCAAGCTGCAGCTTTACTGAACCACTCAACACGAAGGGAGGACTTACTCATCTTATTCCTCCCTATGATCCAGGCCAGAACAAAAAtaaaggagggcgagagagaggtagacagagagaggcagacagagaggaagacagagacgGGAGGGGGCGAGAAGCATTATCACTTGGTGGTCAGAGATTCATGTTCACATTGCAAGCtttttctcccctcctcttctgcgccctcctactcctccactctctctccatccggCATTAATTCCAGCACTCGtctttccctgttccctctcactacctctttctctcctgtggtttctctcgctcgctctttctccCTCGGGTTTTCTCTTTGATGCAACTCCTTTAATCAGTTTCTCTCCTGCTGAGTCAGTGCATAGCTCTTTAGGACACAGGCACAACACACATGAGCATATACACACTCTCacaatctctccctctaccacttaTTCTCCTCTGTGTTTCAGCATGGCCGTTGTAGATAGAACAGTATACATGTAGAGATGACCGGATTCCTCATTCTAATCTACATGACAAAGAATCAAGTTTGTTCCATCGTGGTACATTTCTATCAGAATGTTATGAATAAGGATTTAGGTAAAGAGAAAGGGGCGTGTCTCTTGCCATTCTTGGGTGTTTTGTTTCGGTGCTGTTTCCCCTCGTGGGGCGTGGCCACATGTCTGGTGGTCTCCTCTGCAGACTCTCTGCCACTCGACTGGTCGCTACCTAACGAGTCACCATCTGACGGGGACAGTCTGGCCAATCAGAGAAAAAGGTTAATGTGGGTTTGTGGATTAGTGTGGATGTATCCCTGCTTGTGGATGTTTTACCAACCTCCCCCTACGGCGGTTAGCGCGGGCAGCCTTGGTGGAGGAGCCCTTGGATTTGGGAGTGTTGACATCCCCTCCCTCAGAGGGGGTGGCCTCTTTGATGGGCATAGGGAGGGCACCAGGCTCCTGGATCACCATGATGTCATCCTTACTGTGCTGCCCCAGGTGGAGCTTGGCGAAGTCAAACCCTTTCACACTGGGAGCCTGcagctggagagagaaagagaggggaagatatagaaagaaagagatagaggggagaaagagagagaaagaggggagaatgagagacagagatggggagggaagagGTAAGGGTGGAACAAGCACATCAAGACATGTAAGTATGCATGACTACAGCCTTATGCCATTCCAGTCAGATCACAAATCCACATTCACCCATGGAGGTCGACCCTCTAACCCTTCACCCCTGCCCCTGACCTTCTGTCTCTGCTGGATGGTGTTGATGGCATCAGGCTGGAACTCCAGCTTCTCCGAGCCGCACAGTTTCCAgtagaggatgatgatgatgaagatagCCAGCAGGACAGGCACCACCACCCCCACAATCAGCCAAACACTGCTGCTCGGAGTCTCAGATGGGGGCACTGTCAGCGTCTCCACAGCTACAGAAGACAAATACAttatgtacatacagtgccttgcgaaagtattcggcccccttgaactttgcgaccttttgccacatttcaggcttcaaacataaagatataaaactgtatttttttgtgaagaatcaacaacaagtgggacacaatcatgaagtggaacgacatttattggatatttcaaacttttttaacaaatcaaaaactgaaaacttgggcgtgcaaaattattcagcccccttaagttaatactttgtagcgccaccttttgctgcgattacagctgtaagtcgcttggggtatgtctctatcagttttgcacatcgagagactgaatttttttccccattcctccttgcaaaacagctcgagctcagtgaggttggatggagagcatttgtgaacagcagttttcagttctttccacagattctcgattggattcaggtctgtactttgacttggccattctaacacctggatatgtttatttttgaaccattccattgtagattttgctttatgttttggatcattgtcttgttggaagacaaatctccatcccagtctcaggtcttttgcagactccatcaggttttcttccagaatggtcctgtatttggctccatccatcttcccatcaattttaaccatcttccctgtccctgctgaagaaaatcagacccaaaccatgatgctgccaccaccatgtttgacagtgaggatgctgtgttcagggtgatgagctgtgttgcttttacgccaaacataacataacataatttccaaaaagttcaattttatctgaccagagcaccttcttccacatgtttggtgtgtctcccaggtggcttgtggcaaactttaaacaacactttttatggatatctttaagaaatggctttcttcttgccactcttccataaaggacagatttgtgcaatatacgaccgattgttgtcctatggacagagtctcccacctcagctgtagatctctgcagttcatccagagtgatcatgggcctcttggctgcatctctgatcagtcttctacTTGTATGAGTTGaaggtttagagggacggccaggtcttggtagatttgcagtggtctgaaactccttccatttcaatattatcgcttgcacagtgctccttgggatgtttaaagcttgggaaatctttttgtatccaaatcaggctttaaacttcttcacaacagtatctcggacctgcctggtgtgttccctgttcttcatgatgctctctgcgcttttaacggacctctgagactatcacagtgcaggtgcatttatacggagacttgattacacacaggtggattgtatttatcatcattagtcatttaggtcaacattggatcattcagagatcctcactgaacttctggagagagtttgctacactgaaagtaaaggggctgaataattttgcacgcccaatttttcagtttttgatttgttaaaaaagtttgaaatatccaataaatgtcgtcccacttgttgttgattcttcacaaaaaaataaattttttatctttatgtttgaagcctgaaatgtggcaaaaggtcgcaaagttcaaaggggccgaatactttcgcaaggcactgtatacaatCAGCTTACACTTTTATCTAAGCAATATGCTACTGTACATTAGGAAATGAGTGCAGCCAACCTACATGGGCTTACGTTGCGAATCACTGAATAACATAAGTACTACTTATTGAAATCCACACATACACAAGTGTGCATGCGGCCACGCGCTGGTGCGCGAACACACACTTGCGCGGCCGCATGCATAGACTCACGCTGGGCAAGGGGTCTCTGGACGCGGTGCCCCAGTACGATGGCAGCCCGTTGCAGTTCCAGGCGGTTGAGGGTGGCAGCGGTGGCATCAGCAGGAACTCTCTCGCCCCCTGGTCCCTCCACAAAATACACCACTTCCAGAGAACGCCCTGAACCTGCCAGTCTCGACACACGCACCACCTGGAGATAACACCatggagtcagtgtgtgtgtgtgtgtgtgtgtgtgtgtgtgtgtgtgtgtgtgtgtgtgtgtgtgtgtgtgtgtgtgtgtgtgtgtgtgtgtgtgtgtgtgtgtgtgtgtgtgtgtgtgtgtgtgtgtgtgtgtgtgtgtgtgtgtgtgtgtgtgtgtgtgtgtgtgtgtgtgtgtgtgtgtgtgtgtgtgtgtgtgtgtgtgtgagagtacaGCATGTGCATGGGGTAAGGATGCTACAAACAGCACCCATAGTGGGTGCGAGAGTGTATAAGTGTGCCGTTTACCTGTAAGCTGTTGTTACCCACGGCCGTGGATCTCTTCCAGCGGCGCCGTTGACTCCCGTCCCCCAGcccctcccccagcccctcctccAGCAGCAGGGCCAGACGGCGCTCCAGACGAGCCTTGAAGCTCCGCTCAGTCACCGTCTGCTCCTGGACACCCAGTaacactgcaacacacaccagCAACACTAATGCACCTCTCAAAAACGGCCGTCATGACTGCAACACATAAACACATGCGTGCTGCTCTAGCACGGTCGCTCTCTCAATATTGAGCTTAAGGCTGAAAGTCCCGAAGCTGAAATTTGTACCTGTGCGGACCCAGGAGGAGCGTAGATGGTGAGAAACGTTCAGCTCGGAGTAGTGGAAGGCTGGGGAGACAAACACAGGATAGGGAAGATCAGGTTAGTCACTGTTGTCTGTGGGGCGAGTAACTCATTTAGAATGCGTGTGTGTGGGAGTACAATATATGCATATGGTCAGGATGCTACAAACGGCACCCAggtgtgagaatgtgtgtgtgtgtgtgtgtgtgtgtgtgtgtgtgtgtgtgtgtgtgtgtgtgtgtgtgtgtgtgtgtgtgtgtgttggcatctgtgtgtgtgtgtgggatagtAACTGGTGTATAGatggggggtgtgtgtggggtgtcagTGAGGGGTAGATGAGATGTCTGTGTGTGACTTACGTTCAGCGATCTGCAGCGCGGGGAAGCCCAGGTAGAAGCTGAACTCCACCGTGCTTAGGTGTCTCAGGTGACCGCTGACCTCTGACCCTAACAGGTAGCCCCGTCCATCACGCAACGCAAACGTGATGTCCACAGGAACCTTCTGGTCACCCTGTGGCTTGGCCTGACCCATGGTGATGTTCAGAAGCtggaggtaaacacacacacacacacacacaaacacacacgttacagATTGACTCACTTTTTGATTGATCTGAATCCCTTTCCTCAGCTCCGCTGAACCTGCCCAAGTGAATGGCTAATGCACACACTTTCACGGCTACGACTCTCACCTGTACAGTAACATTGCCAAATTCATTGGCGCGTCGACGTGTCTCTGTGTAGGCCATCAGCAATCCTCTCTCTACTCGCTCACTGAagttacacacacgcacatccaCGTGACTGGGCACGAACTGCAGcactgaaaaacacacacattatagATTATCACActgacagtacacacacacattgtctaaTGCAGCACTAAAATTtgcgcgcgtgcacacacacacacacacacacacacacacacacacacacacacacacacacacactagtgatggGAAGTTCGGCTCAGAACTTTTCGACTCGTTCAAGTCAAAAGAACAAATCTTTCGACTCATTTAGTTAATTTCAGTCATTAATGCCCAGAGCACGCAGGACCCCCTACCGGCCAACAATGAACTGAAAACTCAAGTCATGATTCTACAAGCCTCTATTTCGCAGTTGGGGGCTAATTGGAGCTTCCATTTGTGACAGACTTGTAAAAGTTTGATTTAAACAATGTACATTTGTAGATTGCTAGGCATACAAATACGATTATTTCTTGATATATTAGAAACGAGATCTAGCTGTGGCCGCAACCGGACTAGATTGTGAACGAAGATTGGCGGAATACATTGGTTGACTGTCATGAGGGCGATAAGCACAATATCGTTCGAACTGCAGCTTCCCAAACGATTAAAATGTGTTGAGCAGAGGCTGTGTATGTTTTGGTTCTACAAAGCTCTGTCATCGCAACATATAATAATAAATTAATTTATGAGATCAATTATCAGTTCTAAACGTGTGTTTTTCTTCTCTATGCTGCCTGCAACATATGATCTATTTCCATGTGCGCATAAATGACAGTTATTGGTTACCACGTCTCTGGAACCTCTGAGCAGGAGGAGCGTGTATTAATCCTGCTATAGGACTCATTGCGACCAGCAAGTCAAACAAACGACTAAAACGAAAGAGTCACTCAGAAAAACCAATCTAGACAGTCAGTAAAAAGAGTCGTTCaaaaagaaaaaaacattacaactgcacagagagagagagagagagagagagagagaggttcctACCAGAGTGTATCTGGTACTTGTGATCAGGTATGCTGTAGAGGGGTGAGACCGTGGGTAAAGaggaggagcctggtgttgaCTGGCGCAGAGCGTTGATGACAGACATGGCGGTGAAGATCAGAGGTCCCGCCACAGCACGGAACGCAAAGCTAGACGGAGTTCTCAGGAActggcggagggagagagaggggggggttgggagggaaaagagagcagagggagagagagagaggattgggagggagaagagagcagagggagagagaggaggagagggggatagggatGGCAGGCATGATTGGCTTTCAAGACATTTGTGAAGGGCAAATTTGCATATTCCTGCAATGCATCTCATGGCTACAAACATGCTCTTTCCCCAAAGCTTCCCCTGTGAGTATTGATAGTAGACCTACCTGTAGCTCCACTGAGCAGTTGAACTCCCTCTTCAAGATGTCCCTGACCTGGCCAAAGCCCACAGTGGAGGCAGACTTAGGCAGGACTAGGAAGAGACAGGGTTAACCTAAAACAACCTGCATTCAACCATTGCCAACGCATTCCCTGAAAACACACTCCTAAGCTATAGGCTAACCAAGGGATGTGCTCCCTTTAAACAGGTGACCATGAGATCCCAGCACAACACATTGACGGGCCAGAACAGTAGAGCACAGTGCATCCCCATCTACAATATTGGAATACTATTGCCTCTCATATGTGCCTCCATCTGTAGTCTACTACGAGTTCTACTGGTGTTGTCTTACCCACTCTGACCAGGTACATGTCAGGCTTGGTGACATTACACAGGTACTGGCGTCCTGGAGGGGCCTGGACTGGGGGAGTCCAGGTGACGGTCGCCAGGGTGCCAGTGGTTGTCGTGGTAACAGTGGTTGCCTTGGTAGTGGTCGTCGGTCGGTTGCCGGGGACATAGGTCACAGGTGGTGGTGGTTTTATGGGGTCCCTCCCTGGAGGTCGCAGCATGGGGGGGCGAGCCAGGCTGGTGGTGTTCGAGGGGGGCAGTGGAGGGTGTCTGCCAGGAGTAGCTGGGGGGACTCTGGGCCGCAGAACAGGAGGCTGAGGGGGTACTCTGGAGGTGGGTCTAACTCCAGGGGGGAGGGTACCCTGACCACCCCAGGGAGTGGGTGAGGGGGTCAGGGGAGGGGTGGGACCCGCTGAGGGGACAAGGGTGTGCTTGTGATCCCGGGCAGGAGGGGGCCCTGTGCTAGGGGAGGGGGACGgggcatgagtgtgtgtgtgggtgtgtgtttttgtggtAGCGGTGGGTGCGATGCCGAGTTTGGGAGTGGTCTTTGGGGGTGGGATGACaatttctccatctctgtctctttcccaaTCTTtatccctccccctttccctctctctctcccgttctcgctccttttccctctctctctcctgttcttgttccttttccctctctctctcctgttcttgctccttttccctctctttctctcgttcttgctccctttccctctctctctcctgttcttgctccttttccctctctctctcctgttcttgctccctttccctctctctctcctgttcttgctccttttccctctccctctcctgttcttgctccttttccctctctttctctcgttcttgctccctttccctctctctctcccgttttcgctccatttccctctctcgctcttgctccctttccctctctctctcacgctctcgctccctttccctctctctctcccgttccctctcctcatctctctctctggccagcaGATTGGTGTAGTACTCCATACTGTTCATATCCGGCAGCAGCAGCTCCGTGGGCTCCAGAGGAAACATGTCCCCCAGGTCGTAGTCTTCTTCATCCCAGGGAGGGTATCCCTCAGGTTCAGCAGGGTGGGTGAAGGGGAAGCCCTCCTGGAGGGGGGAGGTGAGGGACGTAAAGGGTCGGAGGAGGCTGGAAGACAGGGGGAGTGTTGGGCGAGAGGGGAAGGAGGTGTCGTAGGAGGCCCCGTCGTCAGGGTCATAGGTGTGGCTGGGTAAGGTTGTGGCCAGGGCCAGTTCCTCCCCCTCTGGGTCCATGAAGGAGAGCGTCTCCAGGTAGTCTCCGGAGCCCCAGGCCTCCTCTAGGGAGGGGGCGTGCTCCCAGGGcggaggaggggtgagggtggGCTGGCTgtggggggaaagaggagggggcTGACTGGGGGACAGCAGGTCCGGGGGTCTCATGAGGAGGTGTATGCCCTGAGCTTCATCATCCACTGAGGCAGTGTCAGTGTTACCAGGGTGACCAGTGTCTTTGGGTGGGCTGGCACCTGGCCATCTGGAAGAGGGTGACGATGATGACCGTGCTGCTGTCGTTCCGTTTGAGTCTACACCGCCTGTGGAGAGATAAACTAGTCACAACACATGTCCATAATGGCCCATAGTGCAGGAgcctctcctgtttctgtagtgtgaggcagcttgaAGTACAAGTACGCCCCCTGGAAAGGACACTAGTCTTTCGCAGGGCCGTGTACATGTGTGCGTGGTTAAAATTAATGTATGAACACAGCAGGCTGAGCAGAATCCCTGCTGGTGGCTGAGAGACCTAGTTAAAGCTGAGCTTCATCTAGAGAATACAACGAGCAGAGGATAGAGCCCAGCactgatctcacacacacacacacacacacagagagccgaCCCTAGACTTTTAGGGGCCC encodes:
- the LOC118392776 gene encoding UPF0606 protein KIAA1549-like isoform X2, with product MVFRFCILQHSTFVRSLSLPVSARPHGPGRCVTRLYRVSWMAGGVDSNGTTAARSSSSPSSRWPGASPPKDTGHPGNTDTASVDDEAQGIHLLMRPPDLLSPSQPPPLSPHSQPTLTPPPPWEHAPSLEEAWGSGDYLETLSFMDPEGEELALATTLPSHTYDPDDGASYDTSFPSRPTLPLSSSLLRPFTSLTSPLQEGFPFTHPAEPEGYPPWDEEDYDLGDMFPLEPTELLLPDMNSMEYYTNLLARERDEEREREREREREREREREREREQEREREMERKREREREREQEREKEREKEQEQEREREKEQEQEREREREQEQEREREKEQEQEREREREQEREKEREKEQEQEREREKEQEQEREREKERERERERERGRDKDWERDRDGEIVIPPPKTTPKLGIAPTATTKTHTHTHTHAPSPSPSTGPPPARDHKHTLVPSAGPTPPLTPSPTPWGGQGTLPPGVRPTSRVPPQPPVLRPRVPPATPGRHPPLPPSNTTSLARPPMLRPPGRDPIKPPPPVTYVPGNRPTTTTKATTVTTTTTGTLATVTWTPPVQAPPGRQYLCNVTKPDMYLVRVVLPKSASTVGFGQVRDILKREFNCSVELQFLRTPSSFAFRAVAGPLIFTAMSVINALRQSTPGSSSLPTVSPLYSIPDHKYQIHSVLQFVPSHVDVRVCNFSERVERGLLMAYTETRRRANEFGNVTVQLLNITMGQAKPQGDQKVPVDITFALRDGRGYLLGSEVSGHLRHLSTVEFSFYLGFPALQIAEPFHYSELNVSHHLRSSWVRTVLLGVQEQTVTERSFKARLERRLALLLEEGLGEGLGDGSQRRRWKRSTAVGNNSLQVVRVSRLAGSGRSLEVVYFVEGPGGERVPADATAATLNRLELQRAAIVLGHRVQRPLAQPVETLTVPPSETPSSSVWLIVGVVVPVLLAIFIIIILYWKLCGSEKLEFQPDAINTIQQRQKLQAPSVKGFDFAKLHLGQHSKDDIMVIQEPGALPMPIKEATPSEGGDVNTPKSKGSSTKAARANRRRGRLSPSDGDSLGSDQSSGRESAEETTRHVATPHEGKQHRNKTPKNGRNKMIPPTGSGPDELLSSSSIFDHVDRLSRGSSDGRGRQANKVQLIAMQPRPSPPQCSHSPTLTERVSAEVALRHKSEIEHHRNKLRQRAKRRGQCEFPSMDDILDAFGQAQEEAGQGGCPQRLYSSAHDHMDSILHTDPPSPPTPGESRKRGRRSPRGRRRQQGNGSLPDTDRLTDRDRLLTDHSATYRKYPGLNNVAYTSDPDLPPDHGSPSPNDEVFDHAPPPPPYVPPQPSIEEARQQMHSLLDDAFALVSPSSQGSVSVGVTQVSPALPSPSPSPQTRPSRQWGSYPAAPTHSPFSARYAELGMSPSSVQGLLQRQGMGSGAYVTAEEQLQESVYANRGQYEEPPSSSRPRPVGGSTGAQLHHLTQVGLSSRISAYPGVGRSVSGPTGSSWNQQPLDQDLSRPGASRESVLSFPEFSSPAVFQMPSSSLGDHSVPPMLLAPPTPEFPLDESSPSAQSSASLIKAIREELRRLAQKQVAVASTYS